The following proteins come from a genomic window of Palaemon carinicauda isolate YSFRI2023 chromosome 12, ASM3689809v2, whole genome shotgun sequence:
- the LOC137650814 gene encoding uncharacterized protein — MADVEKNWKMHYDEQLKGSGRRVTGEDYPELRGELWNIQETPDLLIEEVEKALRSMSGGKAPGIDGVPTELFEAGGEMVERWLCDLCRDIVDGQAAPNDWILNIIIPTHKKGTSPYAKIIGLSVYYQMLIKF; from the coding sequence atggctgatgttgagaagaaCTGGAAAATGCACTACGacgaacaactaaaaggaagtgggagacgggtaactggagaagattatccagaactaagaggagagctatggaacatacaggaaacgccagatctcctgatagaagaagtggaaaaagctttaagaTCTATGTCaggtgggaaagcaccaggaatagatggagtaccaacGGAATTGTTtgaggctggcggtgaaatggtagaaagatggttgtgtgatttatgcagggatatagtagatggacaagcagctccaaatgattggattttaaacattataattccaactcACAAGAAGGGGACatcaccttatgcaaaaattataggcctatcagtctattaccaaatgcttataaagttttag